The following proteins come from a genomic window of Megalobrama amblycephala isolate DHTTF-2021 linkage group LG1, ASM1881202v1, whole genome shotgun sequence:
- the LOC125263383 gene encoding putative nuclease HARBI1 — protein sequence MAALQRVLQLRFRGRQRQRRPRSRLVTLNAFIIQHQNPLDMLDDMAIIGRYRLPREQIAQLLNSIEPQLMRATRRNFALSPEVQLLAALRFYATGSFLQVLGDRLGLSKASVSRAVQAVTNALLPLAVEHIKFPSLRQDITEIQQYFVTHHHIPQVIGVIDGTLILILTPSADGHVYICRKGYAAVNCQVICDHKGLITDIVAWWPGSTHDSFMFTNSSVGQEAQNSQGQWRLPGDSGYPLRPYLFTPVANPMNDRDTDFNEAHRVAHSIVERTIGRWKLRFRAIHQSSGGLLFAPQKCCAVIIVQFNSNLFV from the coding sequence ATGGCTGCACTACAGCGTGTTCTTCAGTTAAGGTTCAGAGGAAGACAAAGACAGAGACGACCACGAAGTAGATTGGTGACATTAAATGCCTTCATTATACAGCATCAAAACCCCTTGGATATGCTTGATGACATGGCTATAATCGGGAGATACCGTCTGCCAAGGGAACAAATAGCCCAACTGCTGAATAGCATCGAACCTCAGCTGATGCGTGCCACCAGGAGAAATTTTGCCTTGTCCCCTGAAGTCCAACTCTTAGCAGCATTGAGATTTTATGCAACAGGCAGTTTTCTCCAGGTACTTGGTGATAGGCTTGGATTAAGTAAAGCATCAGTGTCAAGAGCTGTTCAAGCGGTCACCAATGCATTACTTCCACTTGCTGTGGAACACATTAAATTTCCATCATTAAGACAggacatcacagaaatacaacaGTATTTTGTAACACATCATCACATCCCACAGGTCATCGGAGTGATCGATGGTACCTTGATCCTGATCCTTACACCATCTGCGGATGGCCATGTATATATATGCCGCAAAGGTTATGCAGCTGTCAACTGCCAGGTGATCTGTGACCATAAGGGTTTGATCACAGACATTGTGGCATGGTGGCCCGGAAGCACACACGACTCCTTCATGTTCACCAATTCATCTGTGGGTCAGGAGGCACAAAACTCACAGGGACAGTGGAGGCTGCCTGGGGACAGTGGTTACCCACTGAGGCCATATCTCTTCACCCCTGTGGCTAATCCTATGAATGACAGGGACACAGATTTCAACGAAGCACACCGTGTTGCACATAGTATCGTGGAACGCACAATAGGGAGGTGGAAGCTGCGCTTTCGGGCTATTCACCAGTCCAGCGGTGGTCTTCTTTTTGCTCCACAAAAGTGCTGTGCAGTAATAAttgttcaattcaattcaaatttatttgtatag